In a single window of the Caulobacter soli genome:
- a CDS encoding sterol desaturase family protein has protein sequence MLGRLAAMFETIAGNPTLLWVTIFIVAGFVAGVLNGFFRRRKVQPGVFRWKQMGIEIFGVTVSTMLNVIFLGAFTKYLHSLGWLTYNTAPAAWWVITLEYAAFFVLFDTWFYWWHRLMHIEPIYLIVHRWHHFSTTPTVLSTFSVTPLESFINGGFIPLFTAAPFLLGMPIHQQTAPFIGLTTVLMGVYVHSGFEFLPRWWNKSWATKWFITATFHDQHHQFFRYNYGGFTTIWDRICGTMRSKYEHDFENPRALKREEQRIRARQQAAAGATADLQAP, from the coding sequence ATGCTTGGAAGGCTTGCGGCGATGTTCGAGACCATCGCGGGCAATCCCACGCTCCTGTGGGTGACGATCTTCATCGTCGCCGGCTTTGTCGCCGGGGTCCTCAACGGCTTCTTCCGCCGACGCAAGGTTCAGCCCGGCGTCTTCCGGTGGAAGCAGATGGGCATCGAGATTTTCGGCGTCACGGTCAGCACGATGCTGAACGTGATCTTCCTGGGCGCCTTTACGAAGTACCTGCATTCACTGGGCTGGCTGACCTACAACACCGCGCCCGCGGCCTGGTGGGTCATCACCCTCGAATACGCCGCCTTCTTCGTCCTGTTCGACACCTGGTTCTACTGGTGGCATCGCCTGATGCACATCGAGCCCATCTATCTGATCGTGCACCGCTGGCACCACTTCTCGACCACGCCGACCGTGCTCAGCACGTTCTCGGTCACCCCGCTGGAGTCCTTCATCAACGGCGGGTTCATTCCGCTGTTCACGGCCGCGCCCTTCCTGCTCGGCATGCCGATACACCAGCAGACCGCCCCCTTCATCGGCCTGACGACCGTGCTGATGGGCGTCTATGTGCACAGCGGGTTCGAGTTCCTGCCCAGGTGGTGGAACAAGTCCTGGGCGACGAAGTGGTTCATCACCGCCACCTTCCACGATCAGCATCATCAGTTCTTCCGGTACAACTACGGGGGCTTCACGACGATCTGGGACCGGATCTGCGGAACCATGCGCTCCAAGTACGAGCATGATTTCGAAAACCCCCGGGCCTTGAAGCGCGAGGAGCAGCGCATCCGCGCCAGGCAACAAGCCGCCGCGGGCGCGACCGCCGACCTCCAGGCCCCCTAA
- a CDS encoding AraC family transcriptional regulator: MSYAVVTAEPGSTGFLGAPGAVGAIGDFKLPARRMEVRRIDTPTVTAMIIDLDRDFSVSGNWYSPDVHYFDMSLIPRPAASMGCFADVFDEHLNYGKVFVAPAGYRLNGLGADGPQNSLNVFVRAHPLFPDEAVLGDDLAPLLKDCLRFRSEAVRQILERIAAEVLAPRFASEVMVEGLGLTLLAEAGRRLEATAETLSRKGGLPLWRIKRIEERIRDGVGPVTTAELADLCGLSRRQLTRAFREETGRTITAFVQELTVERAKRLLSESSLSIAEIAGQIGFATPAAFSAAFRRETGVTPRAFRARSPIILPRRLA; this comes from the coding sequence GTGAGCTACGCGGTCGTTACAGCCGAACCCGGATCGACGGGCTTCCTCGGCGCCCCCGGCGCGGTGGGGGCCATCGGTGATTTCAAGCTGCCGGCCCGGCGCATGGAAGTCCGACGGATCGACACCCCGACGGTCACGGCGATGATCATCGACCTGGACCGCGACTTCAGCGTCTCGGGCAACTGGTACTCGCCCGACGTCCACTATTTCGACATGAGCCTGATCCCCCGGCCGGCGGCGTCGATGGGATGTTTCGCCGACGTCTTCGACGAGCACCTGAATTACGGCAAGGTGTTCGTGGCTCCGGCTGGCTATCGCCTGAACGGCCTGGGCGCGGACGGCCCCCAGAACAGCCTGAACGTCTTCGTGCGCGCCCATCCGCTGTTTCCCGACGAGGCGGTGCTGGGCGACGATTTGGCCCCGCTGCTGAAGGACTGCCTGCGGTTCCGCAGCGAGGCCGTGCGCCAGATCCTCGAGCGGATCGCCGCCGAGGTCCTGGCCCCGCGTTTCGCCTCCGAGGTCATGGTCGAGGGGCTGGGCCTGACCCTGCTGGCCGAGGCCGGACGCCGGCTGGAGGCCACGGCCGAAACCCTGAGCCGCAAGGGCGGGCTACCGCTGTGGCGCATCAAGCGGATCGAAGAGCGCATCCGCGACGGCGTCGGGCCAGTGACGACGGCCGAGCTGGCCGATCTCTGCGGTCTCAGCCGTCGCCAGCTTACCCGCGCCTTCCGCGAAGAGACCGGCCGGACGATCACCGCCTTTGTCCAGGAGCTGACCGTCGAGCGGGCCAAGCGGCTGCTGTCGGAGTCCAGCCTGTCGATCGCCGAGATCGCCGGCCAGATCGGCTTCGCCACGCCCGCCGCCTTTTCGGCCGCCTTCCGCCGCGAGACCGGCGTCACGCCGCGCGCCTTCAGGGCCCGGTCGCCGATCATCCTGCCGCGTCGTCTGGCGTAG
- a CDS encoding nuclear transport factor 2 family protein, producing the protein MTSQDMADRYYARMGDHDLEGMASLFTQTAVVVLPDGRELAGLDAIRGMYTQIWGAAPSPSPQAFIAGPNGVAVEIETHLPDGSSRRTANFFHLDAQGRIERLSIYRRG; encoded by the coding sequence ATGACGTCCCAGGACATGGCCGATCGCTACTACGCCCGCATGGGCGACCATGACCTGGAAGGCATGGCCTCGCTGTTCACGCAAACGGCCGTCGTCGTTCTGCCGGACGGCCGCGAACTGGCCGGCCTCGACGCGATCCGGGGCATGTACACCCAGATCTGGGGCGCGGCTCCTTCGCCTTCGCCCCAGGCCTTCATCGCCGGTCCGAACGGCGTGGCGGTCGAGATCGAGACCCACCTGCCCGACGGCTCCAGCCGCCGCACGGCCAACTTCTTCCACCTCGACGCCCAGGGGCGGATCGAGCGTCTCAGCATCTACCGGCGCGGCTGA
- a CDS encoding NAD(P)-dependent oxidoreductase, protein MSAEETDMKVGFIGLGSLGEGIARRIARSGFDLVAYDISPAAMTAFDEPGVEKTPDAIDVARKVEALCVCVRMDADVQDLVGDGALFKALGDGGLFIIHSTVSPDLAREVAKAASAFGVSVIDAGVSGGSPAALRGELSVYVGGEPEAIERARPLMESYAKSILCLGPSGRGMEGKLLNNLVSIANYGMAAAILDLGQQLGFDRDELRAALMAGSAEGFAMKVAPGLLRPEGAAAMRQLLGKDVDHARELASNTDPSMAALLHAADSMLDRLSNIQAAAEQARQ, encoded by the coding sequence TTGAGCGCGGAAGAGACAGACATGAAAGTCGGCTTCATCGGACTGGGCAGCCTCGGCGAAGGCATCGCCCGGCGCATCGCCCGCAGCGGCTTCGACCTGGTCGCCTACGACATCAGCCCGGCGGCCATGACGGCCTTCGACGAGCCAGGCGTCGAGAAGACCCCCGACGCGATCGACGTGGCGCGGAAGGTCGAGGCCCTGTGCGTCTGCGTGCGCATGGACGCCGACGTCCAGGACCTGGTCGGCGACGGCGCGCTGTTCAAGGCGCTCGGCGACGGCGGCCTGTTCATCATCCATTCGACGGTGTCGCCGGACCTGGCGCGCGAGGTGGCCAAGGCGGCCTCGGCGTTCGGCGTGTCGGTCATCGACGCCGGCGTCTCGGGCGGTTCGCCGGCCGCCCTGCGTGGCGAGCTATCGGTCTATGTCGGCGGCGAGCCCGAGGCGATCGAGCGGGCGCGTCCGCTGATGGAGTCCTACGCCAAGTCGATCCTGTGCCTGGGGCCGTCCGGCCGGGGCATGGAAGGCAAGCTGCTCAACAACCTGGTCAGCATCGCCAACTACGGCATGGCGGCCGCAATCCTCGACCTGGGCCAGCAGCTGGGCTTCGACCGCGACGAACTGCGCGCCGCTCTGATGGCCGGGTCGGCCGAGGGCTTCGCCATGAAGGTGGCGCCGGGCCTGCTGCGCCCCGAAGGCGCGGCGGCCATGCGCCAGCTGCTGGGCAAGGACGTCGACCACGCCCGCGAGCTGGCCTCCAACACCGATCCGTCGATGGCCGCGCTGCTGCACGCCGCCGACTCGATGCTCGATCGCCTCAGCAACATCCAGGCCGCCGCCGAACAGGCGCGGCAATAG
- a CDS encoding PaaI family thioesterase: protein MIDTLRGFLDQLADAGLDEAQALALDQDLQQWTERLRPRRVPESERTFGRVQDVPGRGQVVSPAFIIDHQDALSLRARVTFGAFHHGANGAAHGGVVALLFDELLGLPVNVDVSTIARTAYLHVNYRAITPINRELQATATVTSVDGRKKFVRGELRDGDTLCADAEGLFVELRAGQP, encoded by the coding sequence ATGATCGACACGTTGCGCGGCTTCCTCGATCAACTGGCCGACGCGGGACTGGACGAGGCGCAGGCCCTGGCGCTGGACCAGGATCTCCAGCAATGGACCGAACGTCTGCGCCCGAGGCGCGTCCCGGAAAGCGAGCGAACGTTCGGCCGCGTTCAGGACGTTCCGGGGCGCGGCCAGGTGGTCAGCCCGGCCTTCATCATCGATCACCAGGACGCCTTGTCGCTACGCGCGCGCGTCACCTTCGGGGCCTTTCATCATGGCGCCAATGGCGCGGCCCACGGCGGCGTCGTGGCCCTGCTGTTCGATGAGTTGCTGGGCCTGCCGGTCAATGTCGATGTTTCGACGATCGCTCGCACGGCCTACCTGCATGTGAACTACCGCGCCATCACGCCGATCAACAGGGAGCTGCAGGCCACGGCGACGGTCACGTCGGTCGACGGACGAAAGAAGTTCGTGCGCGGCGAACTGCGCGACGGCGACACGCTCTGCGCGGACGCCGAAGGCCTGTTCGTCGAACTGCGCGCGGGACAACCCTAG
- a CDS encoding MarR family winged helix-turn-helix transcriptional regulator: MTAKARAGAQDKDRVAEDAAAELREWAELGQLLDGLSHANAALKAAAQGVIRQYDLGPRGAWMLSMIASGVRLPMDLATAFKTSRSLITIELNRVIKAGLVETSPSLVDGRRTELALTPLGAAACRSLRKETARIIRRNLAGYSDEQIQFFAQALKDVRRVEPDDGSPPATLS; encoded by the coding sequence ATGACAGCCAAGGCGCGCGCCGGCGCCCAGGACAAGGATCGTGTCGCCGAGGACGCCGCCGCCGAATTGCGCGAGTGGGCCGAACTGGGCCAACTGCTCGACGGCCTTTCTCACGCCAATGCGGCCCTGAAGGCCGCGGCCCAGGGCGTCATTCGCCAGTACGACCTGGGGCCGCGCGGCGCCTGGATGCTCAGCATGATCGCCAGCGGCGTGCGGCTGCCGATGGACCTCGCCACGGCGTTCAAGACCAGCCGCAGCCTGATCACCATTGAATTGAACCGGGTCATCAAGGCCGGCCTGGTCGAGACGAGCCCAAGCCTGGTCGACGGGCGTCGAACGGAATTGGCGCTGACGCCGCTCGGAGCGGCCGCGTGCAGAAGCCTGCGCAAGGAAACGGCCCGAATTATCCGGCGCAATCTCGCTGGCTACTCGGACGAGCAGATCCAGTTTTTCGCGCAGGCGCTCAAGGACGTTCGCCGGGTGGAGCCCGACGACGGATCACCGCCAGCGACGTTGTCCTGA
- a CDS encoding gamma-glutamylcyclotransferase family protein, translating to MAEAKIHLFSYGTLQQEKVQVETFGRRLEGGPDALPGYKREMVRITDPQVIATSGADHHPIVMPSDNPTDLVDGTVFEITAAELAAADAYEVSDYKRVATRLASGKDAFVYVKV from the coding sequence ATGGCCGAGGCGAAAATTCACCTCTTCTCATATGGCACGCTGCAACAGGAAAAGGTGCAGGTCGAGACCTTCGGGCGCCGGTTGGAAGGCGGACCAGACGCCCTCCCCGGCTACAAGCGGGAGATGGTCAGGATCACCGATCCCCAGGTGATCGCCACCAGCGGCGCCGATCACCATCCGATCGTCATGCCCAGCGACAACCCGACAGACCTAGTCGACGGCACGGTGTTCGAGATCACCGCCGCCGAACTGGCGGCGGCCGACGCGTACGAGGTTTCCGACTACAAGCGCGTGGCCACGCGCCTAGCGTCGGGCAAGGACGCTTTCGTCTATGTGAAGGTCTAG
- a CDS encoding coniferyl-alcohol dehydrogenase: MSEFLSYKNKRVVITGCFSGMGEATAKLLLGLGAEVHGLDYQECTLPLASFNRLDLRDPASIDAAVDRIEGKIDAVFNCAGVPSTFAPIDIFKVNYIGPRRLTDRLLPRIVEGGAIACIASTAGFAWQRSVADLTPLLAIVSYEEAVAWCEERLKGPGDAYSLSKATIIIWAQLHAAKLIKRGVRMNCTLPGPTSTPFMEQQSTITPDAAIDAFTQPIDRRSLPVEQAWPLVFLNSDAASYVNGVALPVDGGFVGAVATGAIDLAKLFSTNPKVS; encoded by the coding sequence ATGTCCGAATTCCTCAGCTACAAGAACAAGCGGGTCGTCATCACCGGCTGCTTCTCCGGCATGGGCGAGGCGACCGCCAAGCTGCTGCTCGGCCTAGGCGCCGAGGTGCATGGCCTCGACTACCAGGAGTGCACGTTGCCCCTGGCCTCGTTCAACCGCCTGGACCTGCGCGATCCGGCCTCGATCGACGCGGCGGTCGACCGCATCGAGGGCAAGATCGACGCGGTGTTCAACTGCGCCGGCGTGCCCTCCACCTTCGCGCCGATCGACATCTTCAAGGTCAACTACATCGGCCCGCGCCGGCTGACCGATCGTCTCCTTCCCCGGATCGTCGAGGGCGGCGCGATCGCCTGCATCGCCTCGACCGCCGGGTTCGCCTGGCAGCGCTCGGTCGCCGACCTGACGCCGCTGCTGGCCATCGTGTCCTACGAGGAGGCGGTGGCCTGGTGCGAAGAGCGCCTGAAGGGCCCGGGCGACGCCTATTCGCTGTCCAAGGCGACGATCATCATCTGGGCCCAGTTGCACGCGGCAAAGCTGATCAAGCGCGGCGTGCGCATGAACTGCACCCTGCCCGGCCCGACCTCGACGCCGTTCATGGAGCAGCAGTCGACCATCACGCCCGATGCGGCGATCGACGCCTTCACCCAGCCGATCGACCGTCGCTCTCTGCCGGTCGAGCAGGCCTGGCCGCTGGTGTTCCTCAACAGCGACGCGGCCAGCTACGTCAACGGCGTGGCCCTGCCGGTCGACGGCGGTTTCGTCGGCGCGGTGGCCACCGGCGCGATCGACCTGGCCAAGCTGTTCAGCACCAACCCCAAGGTCAGCTGA
- a CDS encoding SDR family NAD(P)-dependent oxidoreductase, giving the protein MIGDDPLDLGGQVAFVTGAGQSVGRQIALTLARHGAGGVVVNDYVPERAQAVADEIAALGVPSMAAPADVGDLAAIRAAFARAADTLGPVTLLVNNAGNAGPDTRMGMSPEFWTTEPRDWDRFFRTNTFGVMNCSHAAVPAMIEAGKGRIVTIVSDAGRVGEAGLVAYSAAKAAAAGFMRALAKETGRYGVTCNSISLSTIMPPMEPEQAAAFMESDRVKKQLSRYVVRRFGQPDDVAALALFLCSDAASFITGQVYPVNGGYSFAV; this is encoded by the coding sequence ATGATTGGTGACGATCCCCTGGATCTTGGCGGTCAGGTCGCCTTCGTGACCGGCGCGGGCCAGAGCGTGGGACGTCAGATCGCGCTCACCCTGGCGCGTCACGGCGCCGGCGGCGTGGTGGTCAACGACTACGTCCCCGAGCGCGCCCAAGCCGTCGCCGACGAGATCGCCGCCCTGGGCGTGCCGTCGATGGCCGCCCCGGCCGACGTCGGCGACCTGGCGGCGATCCGCGCGGCCTTCGCCCGGGCCGCCGACACCCTCGGCCCCGTTACCCTGCTGGTCAACAACGCCGGTAACGCCGGTCCCGATACGCGGATGGGCATGTCGCCGGAGTTCTGGACGACCGAGCCACGCGACTGGGACCGCTTCTTCCGGACCAACACCTTCGGCGTGATGAACTGCTCGCACGCCGCCGTTCCCGCGATGATCGAGGCGGGGAAGGGGCGGATCGTCACCATCGTCTCGGACGCCGGGCGCGTGGGCGAGGCGGGGCTGGTGGCCTATTCGGCGGCCAAGGCCGCGGCCGCCGGGTTCATGCGCGCCCTGGCCAAGGAAACCGGCCGCTACGGCGTCACCTGCAACTCCATATCGCTGTCGACCATCATGCCGCCGATGGAGCCCGAGCAGGCCGCGGCGTTCATGGAAAGCGACCGCGTCAAGAAGCAGCTGTCGCGCTACGTCGTCCGCCGCTTTGGCCAACCCGACGATGTGGCGGCGCTGGCGCTGTTCCTGTGCTCCGACGCGGCCAGCTTCATCACCGGCCAAGTCTATCCGGTGAACGGGGGCTACAGCTTTGCGGTGTGA
- a CDS encoding amidohydrolase family protein, with protein MDMNDLVIISVDDHISEPPDLFDRHLSGDLLASAPKLRQTAKGTDFWEYQGLKFPSVGLNAVVGRPPEEYGMEPNSLQQLRAGVYDVHARIGDMDVNGIAASLNFGSVFDFAGGRLSKAPDRQLAIRHLQAYNDWHIDEWCGAYPGRFIPCAILPCWDMDATIAEMKRVSAKGCHAISINENPTVIGLPSIHNAYWKPFFKTVNHLDMTICLHIGGGNPAPHASMETPIEAWISTMPMTIAVGAADWLQLDALQEYPSLRIALSEGSIGWVPYFMERADFSNARHKAWTNSRFPGTMKPSDTFKRHFLNCFIDDAFGLQNIQHIGEDNIAYECDYPHSDTLWPEVPEYLWPTVKHLTREQIDKVTHKNAMRWFRFDPFEHHDRKDLTVGALRAKAKAAGVDISPKSSGGARPLSEGDNRPVTSGDILEMFSRHDRVA; from the coding sequence ATGGACATGAATGACCTCGTGATCATCAGCGTGGATGATCATATCAGCGAACCGCCGGACCTGTTCGACCGCCACCTGTCCGGCGACCTGCTGGCCAGCGCGCCCAAGCTGCGGCAGACGGCGAAGGGCACCGATTTCTGGGAATATCAGGGCCTGAAGTTCCCATCGGTGGGGCTGAACGCCGTCGTGGGCCGTCCGCCCGAGGAATACGGCATGGAGCCCAATTCGCTCCAGCAACTGCGGGCCGGCGTCTATGACGTTCATGCCCGTATCGGCGACATGGACGTCAACGGCATCGCCGCCTCGCTGAACTTCGGAAGCGTGTTCGACTTCGCCGGCGGCCGCTTGAGCAAGGCGCCTGACCGGCAATTGGCGATCCGCCACCTGCAGGCCTACAACGACTGGCACATCGACGAATGGTGCGGCGCCTATCCGGGCCGTTTCATCCCTTGCGCCATCCTGCCGTGCTGGGACATGGACGCCACCATCGCCGAGATGAAGCGGGTCTCGGCCAAGGGCTGCCATGCGATCTCGATCAACGAGAACCCGACGGTGATCGGCCTGCCCAGCATCCACAACGCCTACTGGAAGCCGTTCTTCAAGACGGTCAACCACCTGGACATGACGATCTGCCTCCACATCGGCGGCGGCAATCCCGCGCCGCACGCCTCGATGGAGACGCCGATCGAGGCTTGGATCTCGACCATGCCGATGACCATCGCCGTGGGCGCGGCCGACTGGCTTCAGCTCGACGCATTGCAGGAATATCCCAGCCTGCGCATCGCCTTGTCCGAAGGCAGCATCGGCTGGGTGCCCTATTTCATGGAGCGCGCGGACTTCTCCAACGCCCGGCACAAGGCCTGGACCAATTCCCGCTTCCCTGGGACCATGAAGCCCAGCGACACCTTCAAGCGCCACTTCCTCAACTGCTTCATCGACGACGCGTTCGGGCTGCAGAACATCCAGCACATAGGCGAGGACAACATCGCCTACGAGTGCGACTACCCGCACTCCGACACCCTGTGGCCCGAAGTGCCGGAATATCTGTGGCCGACGGTCAAGCACCTGACGCGCGAGCAGATCGACAAGGTGACGCACAAGAACGCGATGCGGTGGTTTCGCTTCGACCCGTTCGAACACCACGATCGCAAGGATCTGACGGTTGGAGCGTTGCGCGCCAAGGCCAAGGCCGCGGGCGTGGACATCTCGCCTAAATCAAGCGGTGGGGCGCGCCCGCTTAGCGAGGGCGACAATCGCCCCGTGACCTCCGGCGACATCCTGGAAATGTTCTCCCGGCACGACCGGGTGGCCTGA
- a CDS encoding DUF1330 domain-containing protein translates to MPAYLIAFRESPVRDPDEMALYNAKARQGPDGQWTIKPHVFEGPVTTLEGPAPDAVIVLEFESVEAAKAWYDSPGYQAALPHRQKAADYRIVIADGVAR, encoded by the coding sequence ATGCCCGCCTATCTGATCGCCTTCCGCGAAAGCCCCGTGCGGGATCCCGATGAAATGGCGCTCTACAACGCCAAGGCGCGCCAGGGACCGGACGGCCAGTGGACAATCAAGCCGCACGTCTTCGAAGGTCCGGTGACGACGCTCGAAGGTCCCGCGCCCGACGCCGTGATCGTGCTGGAGTTCGAGTCCGTCGAGGCCGCCAAGGCTTGGTACGACAGTCCCGGCTATCAGGCCGCCCTGCCCCACCGACAGAAAGCCGCCGACTATCGCATCGTCATCGCCGACGGCGTCGCGCGCTGA
- a CDS encoding VOC family protein: MLEGHHYQNAYVTRDIDKWVAAFEQRAKIDRLLRYEGTTSVSTPQGPATQTNKLAFIWVGDLQYELIQPISGTVDLYDRDLPEGDGLHFHHICMRVPDWTSFRARVDQQPYPVVLEGGGDALRFVYLDARPFLGHYLEYTWMTDERWGQIGGPTAPGAR, encoded by the coding sequence ATGCTGGAAGGCCATCACTATCAGAACGCCTACGTCACCCGCGACATCGACAAGTGGGTGGCCGCGTTCGAGCAGCGGGCCAAGATCGATCGGCTCCTGCGCTACGAGGGCACGACCTCGGTGAGCACGCCGCAAGGTCCGGCCACCCAGACCAACAAGCTGGCCTTCATCTGGGTCGGCGACCTGCAGTACGAGCTGATCCAGCCGATCAGCGGCACGGTCGACCTCTACGACCGGGACCTCCCCGAGGGCGACGGCCTGCACTTCCACCATATCTGCATGCGAGTTCCGGACTGGACGTCGTTCCGGGCCCGCGTCGACCAGCAGCCCTATCCGGTCGTCCTGGAGGGCGGCGGGGACGCGCTGCGCTTCGTCTATCTCGATGCCCGGCCGTTCCTGGGCCACTACCTGGAATACACCTGGATGACCGACGAACGCTGGGGCCAGATCGGCGGTCCGACCGCGCCTGGCGCGCGCTGA
- a CDS encoding CaiB/BaiF CoA transferase family protein — MGFQPLAGVRVLDFTAMPPGGFCTVSLADQGAEVIRVEAPADKGKPSLVVRQVALSRGKRSITLDQRNPASIEILRRLARTVDVVVETAKPGAMEARGFGYTQARTENPKLIWCSITGFGQTGPYAERPGHDLSYLAHSGLLGALKSDLPWQPEISLSLQAGALTAVIGIQGALLQRERTGEGCHLDISLSEAATWLLTCGINPLSDRPYAIPASPDRKLYECADGRFVAVASAERRTWDALCDGLGLPDLKPALHQATEADRATEALSQAFRARPAGEWVERLSAAGAAVTLVNHASQLLDDPQVRARAAVVQCADTPTPANPVRLMGPDGSHGQTNVTPPVLVGDDTHAVLASAGFTDSEIADLAAADLI; from the coding sequence ATGGGCTTCCAACCGCTTGCGGGCGTTCGCGTCCTGGACTTCACGGCCATGCCGCCCGGGGGGTTCTGCACCGTCAGCCTGGCCGACCAGGGCGCGGAGGTCATTCGCGTCGAGGCGCCGGCCGACAAGGGCAAGCCCAGCCTGGTGGTCCGCCAGGTCGCGCTCAGCCGGGGCAAGCGCTCCATCACCCTGGACCAGCGCAATCCAGCCTCCATCGAGATCCTCCGCCGCCTGGCGCGGACGGTCGACGTGGTGGTCGAGACCGCCAAGCCCGGCGCCATGGAGGCCCGTGGTTTCGGCTACACCCAGGCCCGCACCGAAAACCCGAAGCTGATCTGGTGCTCGATCACCGGCTTCGGCCAGACCGGTCCCTACGCCGAGCGTCCGGGCCACGACCTGTCCTACCTGGCCCATTCGGGCCTGCTGGGCGCGCTCAAGTCCGACTTACCCTGGCAGCCGGAGATCTCGCTGTCGCTGCAGGCCGGCGCGCTGACCGCCGTGATCGGCATCCAGGGCGCGCTGCTGCAACGGGAGCGCACGGGCGAAGGCTGCCATCTGGACATCAGTCTGTCGGAAGCGGCGACGTGGCTGCTGACCTGTGGGATCAATCCGCTGTCGGATCGCCCCTACGCTATCCCCGCCAGCCCGGACCGCAAGCTCTACGAATGCGCCGACGGCCGCTTCGTCGCCGTCGCTTCGGCCGAGCGGCGGACCTGGGACGCGCTCTGCGACGGGCTGGGCCTTCCCGATCTGAAGCCCGCCCTGCACCAGGCCACGGAGGCCGATCGCGCCACCGAGGCCCTTTCGCAGGCCTTCCGGGCGCGCCCGGCGGGCGAGTGGGTCGAACGCCTGTCGGCGGCCGGCGCGGCGGTGACCCTGGTCAACCACGCCAGCCAGTTGCTCGACGATCCGCAGGTCCGAGCGCGGGCCGCGGTCGTCCAATGCGCCGACACGCCCACGCCCGCCAATCCGGTGCGGCTGATGGGTCCGGACGGCAGCCACGGCCAGACCAACGTCACCCCGCCGGTCCTGGTGGGCGACGACACCCACGCCGTGCTGGCCTCGGCCGGCTTCACCGACAGCGAGATCGCCGATCTCGCCGCCGCCGACCTGATCTGA
- a CDS encoding MFS transporter: MTYWSEFRAGWRALAAAALGLGTGLSTTGVITSIMAPHFLQDLHWTPAAFSQVGVVAIVMAVFIPIAGRLADVWGVHRTAAIGIITLPLCMIALSRMTGDIRQYYIIFALQSAFCVTTTATVFSRVVVAHFERARGLALAVAASAPAVTGVLAGLFLNPFVEAHGWRAGYLVMAAVTLLCGGIALWLLPSSRKNIVAEPDTAVIAPPRKRAWADYPLILKTRAFWILIVAMILCNLYQTLVQSQINLVLLSKNVDKVDVGAIITAFSIAMMLGRFVCGAAIDRLPGQVVAAIGMGMPCIGLFLLASGVNTTLSATISMVFIGLAVGAEGDLIGVLVARAFGVAVYSSVMGLVTGAISMSVAAGALLLAMTQRQTGNFDTFLYITGAAVVAGSLMFFLLPKSATVVPTRMAPEPKAA; encoded by the coding sequence ATGACCTATTGGTCTGAATTTCGCGCCGGCTGGCGCGCGCTGGCCGCCGCCGCGCTCGGGCTGGGGACCGGTCTTTCGACCACCGGCGTCATCACCAGCATCATGGCCCCGCACTTCCTGCAGGACCTGCATTGGACGCCGGCGGCCTTTTCGCAGGTCGGCGTGGTCGCCATCGTGATGGCGGTCTTCATTCCCATCGCCGGCCGGCTGGCCGATGTCTGGGGCGTGCACCGCACCGCCGCGATCGGCATCATCACCCTGCCGCTGTGCATGATCGCGCTCAGCCGGATGACCGGCGACATCCGCCAGTATTACATCATCTTCGCCCTGCAATCGGCCTTCTGCGTTACCACCACGGCCACGGTGTTCAGCCGCGTCGTCGTCGCCCATTTCGAGCGGGCGCGCGGCCTGGCCCTGGCCGTGGCCGCTTCGGCGCCCGCGGTGACGGGTGTCCTGGCCGGCCTTTTCCTCAACCCGTTCGTCGAGGCCCACGGCTGGCGCGCGGGCTACCTGGTAATGGCGGCCGTGACCCTGCTGTGCGGCGGGATCGCCCTGTGGCTTCTGCCCTCCTCGCGCAAGAACATCGTCGCCGAACCCGACACGGCGGTCATCGCCCCGCCGCGCAAGCGGGCCTGGGCGGACTATCCCCTGATCCTGAAGACCCGCGCCTTCTGGATCCTCATCGTCGCGATGATCCTGTGCAACCTCTACCAGACCCTGGTGCAGTCGCAGATCAACCTGGTGCTGCTGTCCAAGAACGTCGACAAGGTGGACGTCGGCGCGATCATCACCGCGTTCAGCATCGCCATGATGTTGGGCCGGTTCGTCTGTGGCGCGGCCATCGACCGCCTGCCCGGCCAAGTCGTCGCCGCCATCGGGATGGGCATGCCCTGCATTGGCCTCTTCCTGCTGGCGTCCGGGGTCAACACAACGCTTTCGGCGACGATCTCGATGGTCTTCATCGGCCTGGCCGTCGGAGCCGAGGGCGACCTGATCGGCGTCCTAGTGGCGCGCGCCTTCGGGGTGGCGGTCTACAGCAGCGTGATGGGACTGGTCACCGGCGCCATCAGCATGTCGGTCGCGGCCGGCGCGCTGCTGCTGGCCATGACCCAGCGCCAGACCGGCAACTTCGACACCTTCCTCTACATCACGGGCGCGGCCGTCGTGGCCGGCAGCCTGATGTTCTTCCTGCTTCCGAAATCGGCGACCGTGGTGCCGACCCGCATGGCGCCGGAACCCAAGGCCGCCTGA